One window of Myxococcales bacterium genomic DNA carries:
- a CDS encoding 2-phospho-L-lactate guanylyltransferase gives MNELVFQVTQEADGGFVAECLTDPIFTQADSWDGLRESVRDAVRGYFFDKPMPANIRLHLVRDELLATA, from the coding sequence GTGAACGAGTTGGTGTTCCAAGTGACGCAAGAAGCGGACGGCGGGTTCGTTGCTGAATGCTTGACCGACCCCATCTTCACGCAGGCCGACTCGTGGGATGGGTTGCGCGAGAGCGTGCGGGACGCGGTGCGCGGCTATTTTTTCGACAAGCCGATGCCGGCCAATATCCGGCTCCACCTCGTTCGTGACGAACTGCTGGCGACGGCTTGA
- a CDS encoding type II toxin-antitoxin system HicA family toxin: MKLPRDLSGSRLAQMLTTRWGYVLKHQAGSHLILETEQPSHQRIAIPAHKSLRVGTLHAILRSVAQHKGVGLETILAG; the protein is encoded by the coding sequence TTGAAGCTCCCCCGTGACCTCAGCGGCAGCCGGCTGGCGCAAATGCTCACCACGCGTTGGGGGTACGTCTTGAAGCATCAGGCCGGGAGTCACCTCATCCTAGAGACCGAGCAGCCTTCGCACCAACGTATCGCTATTCCGGCTCACAAGAGTCTTCGTGTCGGAACGTTGCACGCGATCCTCCGGTCGGTGGCACAGCACAAGGGCGTCGGTCTCGAGACCATTCTCGCGGGTTGA